One window of Magallana gigas chromosome 2, xbMagGiga1.1, whole genome shotgun sequence genomic DNA carries:
- the LOC105325860 gene encoding uncharacterized protein has protein sequence MSQTPVTPQYVEETMPPPSYEEVMGHQALSSVKANVPQEQLPPLAYIDIMPRCLNPGNMKNKVPPEYDRFSTLIGAANYWLRANPSYGVWKCETVERKVETNGGIVMDKMIFHESTYGFNVLVRGLRLWLHVKDPSTPSQQLGLLNKVPHTTDIDLTPQLSHPFAVFLFRHPLFIQTYGYSMTTYEGLEKTLESLNEDLKRNPLQGSILNVESATLKVSEGREKAAIDPDNTVCHENGGKMKRYTQIMRVFYVIGEPANETIGMKDFVPSITRPPDLATHAQFQTFDDVMMRFCKWLPHQTGIKMVNIQTYDIRYTEIMGHLEILSDQTDDIDDGMSDRLFLKTLRVFYVTKPSVKPPPQVSFVTSKLFLPIRTGERSFESMSQTMFRIEAWLKVTGIPVYSVETVRFLYREPLKLGVDDKRTNYTSFSGIGKYYVTAIRVYFLYPVQEPHPSYLPPALPWDPSQKTSSTCAIQ, from the exons ATGTCCCAAACACCGGTGACCCCCCAATACGTGGAGGAGACTATGCCTCCCCCGTCCTATGAAGAAGTGATGGGGCACCAAGCCCTTTCCTCTGTCAAGGCCAACGTGCCTCAGGAACAGCTGCCTCCGCTGGCCTACATAGATATCATGCCTCGGTGCCTTAACCCTGGAAACATGAAAAACAAGGTACCCCCTGAATACGACAGATTCAG CACCTTGATAGGAGCAGCGAACTACTGGCTCCGGGCGAACCCCAGCTACGGCGTGTGGAAATGTGAGACAGTGGAACGGAAGGTAGAGACCAATGGAGGGATAGTGATGGACAAGATGATCTTCCACGAGTCCACGTACGGCTTCAACGTCCTTGTCCGGGGATTAAG GTTATGGCTGCATGTCAAAGACCCATCGACACCGTCCCAACAACTTGGCCTACTGAACAAGGTGCCCCACACCACCGACATCGACCTCACCCCTCAGCTGTCACATCCTTTTGCCGTGTTTCTTTTCCGACATCCACTCTTTATACAGACATATGGCTACTCGATGACAACTTACGAAGGATTAGAGAAAACCTTAGAGAGTTTGAACGAAGATTTGAAGAGAAATCCACTACAAG GttccattttgaatgttgaaagcGCCACACTCAAAGTATCAGAGGGGCGGGAAAAGGCCGCCATTGATCCGGACAATACGGTGTGTCACGAAAACGGCGGCAAAATGAAACGATACACCCAGATCATGCGGGTTTTCTACGTCATTGGCGAACCTGCTAATGAGACGATAG GAATGAAAGATTTTGTCCCTAGTATTACCAGACCACCAGATCTGGCGacccatgcgcagtttcaaacgtttgatgacgtcatgatgaGATTCTGTAAATGGTTACCACACCAAACT GGCATTAAAATGGTAAACATTCAAACATACGATATCCGATACACGGAGATAATGG GTCACCTCGAGATTCTCTCCGATCAGACGGACGACATTGATGATGGGATGTCGGACCGCTTGTTCCTAAAGACTCTCCGTGTGTTCTATGTGACCAAACCCAGCGTCAAACCCCCTCCCCAGGTCAGCTTTGTCACGTCCAAACTGTTCCTCCCTATTAGGACAGGGGAGAGGTCCTTTGAATCGATGTCCCAGACGATGTTCCGTATTGAAGCTTGGTTGAAAGTTACAG GTATCCCGGTGTACAGTGTGGAAACAGTGAGGTTTCTCTATAGAGAGCCCCTGAAGCTGGGAGTAGACGATAAAAGAACAAACTATACTAGCTTCAGTGGCATAGGAAAGTATTATGTCACCGCAATCAG
- the LOC105325840 gene encoding uncharacterized protein, translating into METAASPLIFLLWIFSVNSRELTLPAYNLRSASNHKVMPLPAATGGKAVLVGQKEPLSLNVCIRKRSRVSLDNLRYSNHNSSTVFNVTFNSGEWMGRYHARPDDDWNSFKNTGIFPKSYMLEPGWHVIKIYVEDFQHTFTEGIVVDKLVFNVDDPWMDNDVLSCKIICTEKNNFPIKIPLLTSNSFPSRMEQRSFPTECAEVDNVDIPLYNAFIDSFTITSSLPQYKSFSNRRTENTTNCPHLSAELWRFDNFTLGPSSSEVLHSKTARMSFYSSSANQFIVIIRFYLEGQKKGSVDSKIGSLLTLGLKTLSAPMTVAMRYKEKWGNLSKPETKQFDKNNLQQVWKIPDFSWTEDNLNYIILTADSVNLDSVVDNLRLEKRPFKPETQKTIYKSDDVHIVAVYVEMWWLSPDRMSVHLPNGQTFEGVAYLQVYRPIPWNDGYSQVFVLYQDGNARFIPVTPEGLDWIPFGTSVILGQTYSDSIRPYTSIQQLDIDPERWSMRIFYKDGGSMLLNINSTYSETQVQVSQIFFTRDRYTLPFATIRSMYVAEGNTDVDSVKVDDKQTYHLMDQWGYVQGRSFAFYRSCISRHLTLSPDIQIDVLQTRIT; encoded by the coding sequence ATGGAGACAGCGGCCTCTCCACTTATATTCCTGCTGTGGATATTCTCTGTGAATTCCAGGGAACTGACACTCCCTGCTTACAACCTCAGATCAGCCTCAAATCACAAAGTCATGCCCCTCCCTGCAGCGACAGGGGGCAAAGCCGTGTTGGTAGGACAGAAGGAACCGCTGTCTCTAAATGTATGCATTAGGAAGAGATCAAGGGTCAGTTTGGATAATCTCAGATATTCTAATCATAATTCCTCCACGGTTTTCAACGTGACGTTTAACAGTGGAGAGTGGATGGGCAGGTATCACGCTCGACCCGACGATGACTGGAACTCGTTCAAAAATACGGGTATATTTCCGAAAAGCTACATGCTGGAGCCGGGCTGGCACGTCATAAAAATATACGTGGAAGATTTTCAACACACGTTCACAGAAGGAATCGTTGTGGATAAACTGGTTTTTAATGTGGATGATCCGTGGATGGATAATGACGTGTTATCGTGCAAAATCATATGCACggagaaaaataattttccaatCAAAATACCGCTGTTGACCAGCAATTCTTTTCCGTCTCGGATGGAACAGCGGTCTTTTCCTACCGAGTGTGCTGAAGTGGACAATGTGGATATACCCTTGTACAACGCTTTCATAGACAGCTTCACCATTACTTCCTCTCTCCCCCAGTACAAGTCCTTCTCCAACAGACGAACAGAAAATACCACTAATTGTCCGCATTTGAGCGCGGAATTGTGGCGGTTTGATAATTTCACTTTAGGACCGTCATCGTCCGAAGTGCTCCACAGTAAAACTGCCAGAATGTCATTTTATTCGTCATCAGCAAACCAATTCATCGTCATCATTCGCTTTTACTTAGAGGGGCAGAAAAAGGGAAGCGTGGATTCCAAAATTGGGTCGCTGCTAACACTGGGGTTAAAGACTCTAAGCGCTCCGATGACAGTAGCAATGCGATACAAGGAAAAATGGGGAAATTTATCCAAAccagaaacaaaacaatttgataaaaacaacCTACAACAAGTATGGAAAATTCCTGACTTTTCTTGGACTGAAGACAATCTCAACTATATCATCCTTACGGCAGATTCCGTAAATCTGGATTCAGTTGTTGATAATTTGCGTTTGGAGAAAAGACCGTTCAAGCCCGAGACACAAAAAACTATTTACAAGAGTGATGACGTGCATATAGTGGCTGTCTATGTAGAAATGTGGTGGCTCTCTCCCGATAGAATGAGTGTCCATCTCCCCAACGGTCAGACCTTTGAGGGCGTGGCCTATTTACAGGTCTATAGACCCATTCCATGGAACGATGGATATTCCCAAGTGTTCGTTCTGTACCAGGATGGAAACGCTCGATTCATTCCCGTGACCCCGGAAGGACTTGACTGGATTCCGTTCGGTACTTCCGTTATTCTCGGCCAGACGTACAGCGACTCGATACGACCTTATACCTCGATCCAACAACTGGACATAGACCCGGAGCGGTGGTCCATGCGTATCTTCTACAAAGATGGCGGTTCGATGCTACTGAACATCAACAGTACCTATAGCGAAACTCAGGTCCAAGTGTCGCAGATATTTTTCACGAGGGATAGATACACGCTTCCGTTTGCGACTATCCGGTCCATGTACGTTGCTGAAGGGAATACTGATGTTGATAGTGTCAAGGTCGATGATAAGCAAACATATCACTTGATGGACCAGTGGGGGTACGTGCAAGGCAGGAGCTTCGCTTTCTATCGCAGTTGTATCTCGCGGCATTTAACATTAAGTCCCGATATTCAAATAGATGTGCTGCAAACAAGAATaacttga
- the LOC105325847 gene encoding vesicle-associated membrane protein 4, producing the protein MPPKFVRNPAGSDYSHARRDEKASLLDADSDDEDFFLTGPRSIKPGGSRSDPKIDRLQNQVDEVVGVMQNNVSKVMERGDRLEDLQDQSDNLAGNADMFRSRARGLHKKMWWNNCKMKLALVVIILIVLLVIIIPIIVKSRN; encoded by the exons ATGCCCCCCAAATTTGTGAGGAACCCAGCAGGCAGTGACTACAGTCATGCTAGAAGAGACGAGAAG GCATCCCTTCTAGATGCCGATAGTGATGATGAAGATTTCTTTTTGAC agGACCTAGGTCCATAAAGCCAGGTGGAAGCAGGAGCGATCCTAAGATAGACAg ACTGCAGAATCAGGTGGATGAAGTGGTGGGTGTGATGCAAAATAATGTGTCAAAGGTCATGGAAAGGGGAGATAGACTAGAGGATCTGCAGGACCAATCTG ATAATCTAGCTGGCAATGCTGACATGTTTCGCAGTCGTGCAAGAGGACTTCACAAAAAGATGTGGTGGAATAATTGTAAA ATGAAGTTAGCACTAGTTGTGATCATTCTAATTGTTCTACTTGTGATTATCA TTCCCATAATTGTGAAGTCACGGAATTGA